One part of the Pseudomonas urmiensis genome encodes these proteins:
- a CDS encoding PepSY-associated TM helix domain-containing protein, producing the protein MSGPRISFYNLAWRWHFYAGLFVAPFMILLAITGIIYLFKPQLDPLMYRELMVVEAGHHRQDADTLLSQVHQAYPQGHVAQYLPPLNAERSAQFVVHDGGRELNVFVDPYSAKVLGEQDAKQNLQAVARALHGELMVGTVGDRLVELAAGWGIVLVVSGLYLWWPRGRNSAGVLWPRLSARGRVLWRDLHAVSGFWGSALLLLMLLSGMTWTGLWGKQYADLWNRFPAAMWNDVPTSDQQARVLNQAHRQTVPWAMENTPMPQSGAHAEHAGHHMMSSAPAAPQVSLQQVEDIATHRQVEPGYSITLPTTADGVFTLAVFADDPRNDATLHVDQYTGKVLADVRWQDYSPVARATELGVMLHEGKMFGALNQIIILLVCLMILLGSVSGLVMWWKRRPTGGLGVPPLRHDLPRWKTATVVMLVLGVAFPLVGVSMLVMWMVDSLVVRRRVMARA; encoded by the coding sequence ATGAGCGGACCACGCATTTCCTTCTATAACCTGGCTTGGCGCTGGCATTTCTACGCCGGGCTGTTCGTCGCGCCATTCATGATCCTGCTGGCGATCACCGGGATCATCTACCTGTTCAAGCCACAGCTCGACCCGCTGATGTACCGCGAGCTGATGGTGGTCGAGGCCGGTCATCACCGCCAAGACGCCGACACCCTGCTCAGCCAGGTGCACCAGGCCTACCCGCAGGGGCATGTGGCCCAATACCTGCCCCCACTCAACGCCGAGCGCAGCGCGCAGTTCGTGGTGCATGACGGCGGCCGCGAACTGAACGTGTTCGTCGACCCATACAGCGCCAAGGTGCTCGGTGAGCAAGACGCCAAGCAGAACCTGCAAGCCGTGGCCCGCGCCCTGCACGGCGAGCTGATGGTCGGCACCGTGGGCGATCGCCTGGTGGAGCTGGCGGCTGGCTGGGGCATCGTCCTGGTCGTGTCGGGGCTGTACCTGTGGTGGCCGCGCGGGCGCAACAGTGCCGGTGTGCTGTGGCCACGCCTGTCTGCCCGCGGCCGGGTGCTGTGGCGCGACCTGCATGCGGTCAGTGGCTTCTGGGGCTCGGCGCTGCTGCTGTTGATGCTGCTCAGCGGCATGACCTGGACCGGCCTGTGGGGCAAGCAGTATGCCGATTTGTGGAATCGCTTCCCGGCTGCCATGTGGAATGACGTGCCCACGTCGGACCAACAAGCTCGCGTGCTCAACCAGGCGCATCGCCAGACCGTGCCTTGGGCGATGGAGAACACGCCCATGCCGCAGTCCGGCGCGCATGCCGAACATGCTGGCCATCACATGATGTCGAGCGCCCCGGCCGCGCCGCAGGTCAGCCTGCAGCAGGTTGAGGACATCGCCACCCATCGCCAGGTCGAGCCTGGCTACAGCATCACCCTGCCGACCACTGCCGATGGCGTGTTCACCCTGGCGGTGTTCGCTGATGATCCGCGTAACGACGCCACCCTGCATGTCGACCAGTACACCGGCAAGGTGCTGGCGGATGTGCGCTGGCAGGACTACAGCCCAGTCGCCCGGGCCACCGAGCTTGGGGTGATGCTGCATGAGGGCAAGATGTTCGGGGCGCTGAACCAGATCATCATTTTGCTGGTGTGCCTGATGATTCTGCTGGGCTCGGTCAGTGGCCTGGTGATGTGGTGGAAACGCCGGCCGACGGGTGGGCTGGGGGTACCGCCGTTGCGTCATGACCTGCCGCGCTGGAAGACGGCGACGGTGGTGATGCTGGTGCTGGGCGTGGCGTTCCCGCTGGTGGGGGTGTCGATGCTGGTGATGTGGATGGTCGATAGCCTGGTGGTGCGGCGCAGGGTGATGGCTAGGGCCTGA
- the urtB gene encoding urea ABC transporter permease subunit UrtB: protein MYRLLLALLLLLPLATQASEGEFFLSAKPAEQARLLQDWAAQPDPTRLALLSSLKQGRIAPDDTRKVRLNNRLRGLIGNALASHQLFSDDASVRLAAASELQRSAQPAQMAFLDRRFASEQDAAVHAALGLALANLQLGASEPAVRLAAVRLLGETGDPLARTRLEALLQPGAENDAAVRTAAETSLAQVKRKLLIGELLGQAFSGLSLGSILLLAALGLAITFGLLGVINMAHGEMLMLGAYSTYMVQVLLQRYLPGAIEFYPLIALPVAFAVSAGVGMALERTVIRHLYGRPLETLLATWGISLILIQAIRLLFGAQNVEVANPAWLSGGIQVLPNLVLPYNRLVIIGFALAVVLLTWLLLNRTRLGLNVRAVTQNRNMAACCGVSTGRVDMLAFGLGSGIAGLGGVALSQVGNVGPDLGQSYIIDSFLVVVLGGVGQLAGSLWAAFGLGIANKLLEPQMGAVLGKILILALIILFIQKRPQGLFALKGRVID, encoded by the coding sequence ATGTATCGACTTCTGCTCGCCCTGCTCCTGCTGCTGCCCCTGGCAACCCAGGCCAGCGAAGGCGAATTTTTCCTCAGCGCCAAACCCGCTGAGCAGGCGCGCCTGCTCCAGGACTGGGCGGCGCAGCCAGACCCCACTCGGCTGGCCCTGCTCAGCTCGCTCAAGCAAGGCCGCATCGCGCCCGACGACACCCGCAAAGTGCGCCTGAACAACCGCTTGCGTGGGCTGATCGGCAACGCTTTGGCCAGCCACCAACTGTTCAGCGACGATGCCAGCGTGCGCCTGGCCGCTGCCAGCGAGCTGCAACGCAGCGCCCAACCAGCGCAAATGGCCTTTCTCGACCGACGCTTCGCCAGCGAACAGGACGCCGCCGTGCACGCCGCCCTCGGCCTGGCCCTGGCCAACCTGCAACTGGGCGCCAGCGAACCGGCCGTACGCCTGGCGGCGGTGCGCTTGCTCGGTGAAACCGGCGACCCCTTGGCCCGCACGCGCCTGGAGGCGCTGCTGCAGCCTGGCGCCGAAAACGATGCGGCCGTACGCACCGCGGCTGAAACCAGCCTGGCCCAGGTCAAACGCAAGTTGCTGATCGGCGAGCTGCTCGGCCAGGCCTTCAGCGGCCTGTCGCTAGGTTCGATCCTGTTGCTCGCGGCACTGGGCCTGGCGATCACCTTCGGCCTGCTCGGGGTGATCAACATGGCCCATGGCGAGATGCTCATGCTCGGCGCCTACAGCACCTACATGGTCCAGGTGCTGCTGCAGCGCTACCTGCCCGGGGCCATCGAGTTCTACCCGCTGATCGCCCTGCCTGTGGCCTTCGCCGTCAGTGCCGGGGTCGGCATGGCGCTGGAGCGCACGGTGATCCGCCATCTGTATGGCCGGCCGCTGGAAACCCTGCTGGCGACCTGGGGCATCAGCTTGATCCTGATCCAGGCGATCCGCCTGCTGTTCGGCGCGCAGAACGTCGAAGTGGCCAACCCGGCCTGGCTGTCGGGCGGCATCCAGGTGCTGCCCAACCTGGTCTTGCCCTATAACCGCCTGGTGATCATCGGCTTCGCTCTGGCTGTGGTGCTGCTGACCTGGCTGCTGCTCAATCGCACCCGTCTGGGCCTTAACGTGCGTGCGGTGACCCAAAACCGCAACATGGCCGCCTGCTGCGGCGTCTCCACAGGCCGGGTAGACATGCTCGCCTTCGGCCTCGGCTCGGGGATCGCTGGCCTTGGTGGGGTGGCCCTGAGCCAGGTCGGCAACGTCGGCCCGGATCTTGGCCAGAGCTACATCATCGACTCGTTCCTGGTGGTGGTGCTCGGCGGTGTCGGGCAACTCGCCGGTAGCCTGTGGGCCGCGTTTGGCTTGGGCATCGCCAACAAATTGCTGGAGCCGCAGATGGGTGCGGTACTGGGCAAAATCCTCATCCTTGCGCTGATCATCCTGTTCATCCAGAAGCGTCCGCAAGGCCTGTTCGCCCTCAAGGGACGGGTAATCGACTGA
- the urtD gene encoding urea ABC transporter ATP-binding protein UrtD, translating into MKGVPPVHPEFMLEPVFDQLGAGRDAIGLGQRRGKGLEVRHGTVLSLEDISVSFDGFKALNALNLYIGVGELRCIIGPNGAGKTTLMDVITGKTRPDTGTAFFGDTLDLTRMSEYQIAQAGIGRKFQKPTVFEALTVYENLELALKTDKSVWASLAARLSGEQRQRIDEVLSTVRLLPLAARQAGLLSHGQKQFLEIGMLLVQEPQLLLLDEPVAGMTDAETEFTAELFKGLAGKHSLMVVEHDMGFVGSIADHVTVLHQGSVLAEGSLEQVQADERVIEVYLGR; encoded by the coding sequence ATGAAAGGCGTGCCCCCGGTACACCCCGAGTTCATGCTCGAACCGGTGTTCGATCAGTTAGGTGCTGGCCGCGATGCCATCGGCCTTGGCCAGCGCCGCGGCAAAGGCCTGGAGGTGCGCCACGGCACTGTGTTGAGCCTGGAAGACATCAGCGTCAGTTTCGATGGTTTCAAGGCGCTCAATGCACTGAACCTGTACATCGGGGTCGGCGAGCTGCGCTGCATCATCGGCCCTAACGGCGCCGGCAAGACCACCCTGATGGACGTGATCACCGGCAAGACCCGGCCGGATACCGGCACGGCGTTCTTCGGCGACACCCTCGACCTGACCCGCATGAGCGAGTACCAGATTGCCCAGGCCGGGATTGGCCGTAAGTTCCAGAAACCCACCGTGTTCGAAGCGCTGACGGTTTACGAAAATCTCGAGCTGGCGCTGAAAACCGACAAGTCGGTGTGGGCCAGCCTGGCTGCGCGGCTGTCGGGCGAGCAGCGACAGCGCATCGACGAGGTGCTCAGCACCGTGCGCCTGCTGCCGCTGGCTGCGCGCCAGGCCGGGCTGTTGTCGCATGGGCAGAAGCAGTTTCTCGAGATCGGCATGCTGCTGGTGCAGGAGCCGCAGCTGTTGCTGCTCGACGAACCGGTGGCGGGCATGACCGATGCCGAGACCGAATTCACTGCCGAGCTGTTCAAAGGCCTGGCCGGCAAGCATTCGCTGATGGTGGTGGAGCATGACATGGGCTTTGTCGGCAGCATTGCCGACCATGTCACCGTGCTGCACCAGGGCAGTGTGCTGGCCGAAGGATCGCTGGAACAGGTGCAGGCGGATGAACGGGTGATCGAGGTTTATCTAGGCCGCTGA
- the urtE gene encoding urea ABC transporter ATP-binding subunit UrtE, protein MLKIDTLHQYYGGSHILRGLSFEAKIGEVTCLLGRNGVGKTTLLRCLMGLVPAREGSVHWEDKAITNLKPQQRVHAGIAYVPQGREIFPRLSVEENLLMGLSRFPAREAREVPAFIYELFPVLEQMKQRRGGDLSGGQQQQLAIGRALASRPRLLILDEPTEGIQPSVIKEIGAVIRTLADRGDMAILLVEQFYDFAAELADHYLVMARGEIIQQGRGENMQAEGVRGLVTI, encoded by the coding sequence ATGCTGAAAATCGACACCCTGCACCAGTACTACGGCGGCAGCCACATCCTGCGCGGCCTGTCGTTCGAGGCCAAGATCGGTGAAGTCACCTGCCTGCTCGGGCGCAACGGGGTGGGCAAGACCACCCTGCTGCGCTGCCTGATGGGCCTGGTCCCGGCACGCGAAGGCAGCGTGCACTGGGAAGACAAAGCCATCACCAATCTCAAGCCACAACAACGGGTCCACGCCGGCATCGCCTACGTGCCCCAGGGCCGCGAGATCTTCCCGCGCCTGAGCGTCGAGGAAAACCTGCTGATGGGCCTGTCGCGCTTTCCGGCGCGCGAAGCCCGCGAGGTGCCGGCGTTCATCTACGAGCTGTTCCCGGTGCTGGAGCAGATGAAGCAACGCCGCGGCGGCGACCTCTCCGGTGGTCAGCAGCAACAGTTGGCCATCGGCCGCGCCCTGGCCAGCCGTCCGCGGCTGCTGATCCTCGACGAACCGACCGAGGGCATCCAGCCGTCGGTGATCAAGGAGATTGGCGCGGTGATCCGCACGCTGGCCGACCGTGGCGACATGGCCATTTTACTTGTCGAGCAGTTCTACGATTTTGCCGCCGAGCTTGCCGACCACTACCTGGTCATGGCCCGTGGCGAGATCATCCAGCAGGGGCGTGGGGAAAACATGCAGGCCGAAGGTGTGCGCGGGCTGGTAACCATTTAA
- a CDS encoding TonB-dependent copper receptor — MSGCTPVFALSLRGTIAVLCGSLLAPLALAAEPGHQGHEHDSAELSPTVITAVAPSSPLTIVTNPKDPRQPVPASDGADYLKTIPGFSAIRSGGTNGDPVLRGMFGSRLNILTNGGVMLGACPNRMDAPTSYISPETYDRLTVIKGPQSVIWGPGGSAGTILFEREPERFGTLGSRVNASLLAGSNGRFDKVLDAAAGNSQAYARFVGNQSRSDDYQDGNGDSVPSRWDKWNGDLTLGWTPDADTLLELTAGKGDGEARYAGRGMDGSQFKRESLGLRFEKSNLGEVLDKIEAQVYYNYADHVMDNYSLRTPSGSGMMGMPMVSNVDRRTLGARIKATWRWADVQLISGIDAQTNEHRKRGGMGVDAHKGQSWTKDADFHNYGLFSELTWYATGADRLITGARLDRASARDFRQTSATGGDTRADTLPSGFVRYEHDLAALSATTYIGLGHAQRFPDYWELFSPKQGPAGAANAFDGIKPEKTTQLDFGIQYRDERMEAWASGYVGQIRDYILFDYRTGMMGMSTSQAQNIDARIMGGELGAAYKLSENWKADATLAYAWGKNSSDGKALPQMPPLESRLGLTYSQDKWSTGALWRLVAAQNRIAENQGNVVGKDYEKSAGFGVFSLNGAYKVNNNLKLSAGVDNLFDKAYAEHLNLAGNAGFGYPASDPQPVSEPGRTFWTKVDISF, encoded by the coding sequence CCCTGCGCGGGACCATCGCCGTGCTCTGCGGCTCGCTGCTGGCCCCCCTGGCGCTGGCGGCCGAGCCCGGCCACCAAGGCCATGAGCACGATTCTGCCGAGCTCAGCCCGACGGTAATCACCGCTGTCGCGCCCAGCTCGCCGCTGACCATCGTCACCAACCCCAAGGACCCACGCCAGCCAGTACCGGCCAGCGACGGCGCCGATTACCTGAAGACCATCCCGGGCTTCTCGGCGATTCGCTCCGGTGGCACCAATGGCGATCCGGTGTTGCGCGGCATGTTCGGCTCGCGCCTGAACATCCTCACCAACGGCGGCGTGATGCTCGGCGCCTGCCCCAACCGAATGGACGCCCCGACCTCCTACATTTCGCCGGAAACCTACGACCGCCTGACCGTGATCAAAGGCCCGCAAAGCGTGATCTGGGGGCCGGGCGGTTCGGCGGGGACCATCCTCTTCGAACGCGAGCCGGAACGCTTCGGCACGCTCGGCAGCCGGGTCAACGCCAGCCTGCTGGCCGGTTCCAACGGCCGCTTCGACAAAGTCCTCGACGCAGCTGCCGGCAACAGCCAGGCCTATGCGCGCTTTGTCGGCAACCAATCGCGCTCCGACGACTATCAAGACGGCAACGGCGACAGCGTGCCCTCGCGCTGGGACAAGTGGAACGGCGACCTCACCCTCGGCTGGACCCCGGACGCCGACACCCTGCTCGAACTCACCGCCGGCAAGGGCGATGGCGAGGCGCGCTACGCCGGACGTGGCATGGACGGCTCGCAGTTCAAGCGCGAAAGCCTCGGCTTGCGTTTCGAGAAATCCAACCTCGGCGAGGTGCTCGACAAGATCGAGGCGCAGGTCTACTACAACTACGCCGACCACGTGATGGACAACTACAGCCTGCGCACACCGTCAGGCAGCGGCATGATGGGCATGCCGATGGTCAGCAACGTCGACCGTCGCACCCTGGGCGCGCGGATCAAGGCCACTTGGCGCTGGGCCGATGTGCAGTTGATCAGCGGCATCGATGCCCAGACCAACGAGCACCGCAAGCGCGGCGGCATGGGCGTCGATGCGCACAAGGGCCAGTCATGGACCAAGGATGCCGACTTCCATAACTATGGGCTGTTCAGCGAACTGACCTGGTACGCCACAGGCGCTGACCGTCTGATTACCGGTGCGCGCCTGGACCGCGCCTCTGCCCGCGATTTCCGCCAGACCAGCGCCACCGGCGGCGACACCCGCGCCGACACCCTGCCCAGCGGTTTCGTGCGCTATGAGCATGATCTGGCGGCGCTTTCGGCAACCACTTACATCGGCCTCGGCCATGCCCAGCGCTTCCCCGATTACTGGGAGCTGTTCTCGCCCAAGCAAGGCCCGGCCGGTGCAGCCAATGCCTTTGACGGCATCAAGCCGGAGAAGACCACCCAGCTCGATTTCGGTATCCAGTACCGCGACGAGCGCATGGAGGCCTGGGCCTCGGGCTATGTCGGGCAGATCCGCGACTACATCCTGTTCGACTACCGCACCGGCATGATGGGCATGAGCACCTCCCAGGCGCAGAACATCGACGCTCGGATCATGGGCGGCGAACTTGGCGCAGCCTACAAGCTGTCGGAAAACTGGAAAGCCGACGCGACCCTGGCCTACGCTTGGGGCAAGAACAGCAGTGATGGCAAAGCGCTGCCACAGATGCCGCCCCTGGAAAGCCGCCTGGGCCTGACCTACAGCCAGGACAAGTGGAGCACTGGGGCGTTGTGGCGACTGGTGGCGGCGCAGAATCGCATCGCCGAAAACCAAGGCAACGTGGTCGGCAAGGACTACGAAAAAAGCGCAGGCTTTGGGGTGTTCTCGCTCAATGGTGCCTACAAGGTGAACAACAACCTCAAGCTCAGCGCGGGCGTCGACAACCTGTTCGACAAAGCCTACGCCGAGCACTTGAACCTGGCCGGGAACGCCGGGTTCGGCTATCCGGCCAGCGATCCACAGCCGGTTAGCGAGCCAGGCCGGACCTTCTGGACCAAGGTCGATATCAGCTTCTGA
- the cycA gene encoding D-serine/D-alanine/glycine transporter, with translation MTRTSSTPADDQHLQRNLTNRHIQLIAIGGAIGTGLFMGSGKTISLAGPSIIFVYMIIGFMLFFVMRAMGELLLSNLNYKSFIDFSADLLGPWAGYFTGWTYWFCWVVTGIADVVAIAAYSQFWFPDLPQWIPALTCVALLLSLNLVTVKMFGELEFWFAMIKIVAILGLVATGLYMVITGFESPSGRTAQLANLWNDGGMFPHGLMGFFAGFQIAVFAFVGIELVGTTAAEAKDPQRTLPRAINSIPIRIIVFYVLALIAIMAVTPWRDVVPGKSPFVELFVLAGLPAAASIINFVVLTSAASSANSGVFSTSRMLFGLAQEGDAPKAFEKLSRRAVPANGLLFSCTCLLLGAVLIYVIPDVVEAFTLVTTVSALLFMFVWTLILLSYLKYRVQRAALHQASTYKMPGGRFMCYVCLVFFAGILVLLALEDDTRKALIVTPLWFVILAVTYQFVRSRRHPRAAVSNAQD, from the coding sequence ATGACCCGGACCTCCTCCACGCCTGCTGATGACCAGCATCTACAACGCAACCTGACCAACCGCCACATCCAATTGATCGCCATCGGCGGCGCGATCGGCACCGGCCTGTTCATGGGCTCGGGCAAGACCATCAGCCTCGCCGGCCCGTCGATCATCTTCGTCTACATGATCATCGGCTTCATGCTGTTCTTCGTCATGCGGGCGATGGGCGAGCTGCTGCTGTCGAACCTCAACTACAAATCCTTCATCGACTTCTCGGCCGACCTGCTCGGGCCTTGGGCCGGCTACTTCACCGGTTGGACCTACTGGTTTTGCTGGGTGGTCACGGGTATCGCCGACGTCGTCGCCATTGCCGCCTATTCACAGTTCTGGTTCCCTGACCTGCCCCAGTGGATACCGGCGCTGACCTGCGTGGCGCTGCTGCTGTCGCTGAACCTGGTCACCGTGAAGATGTTCGGCGAGCTTGAGTTCTGGTTCGCCATGATCAAGATCGTCGCCATCCTCGGCCTGGTCGCCACTGGCCTGTACATGGTCATCACCGGCTTCGAATCGCCGAGCGGGCGCACCGCGCAACTGGCCAACCTGTGGAACGACGGCGGGATGTTCCCGCATGGCCTGATGGGTTTCTTCGCCGGCTTCCAGATCGCCGTGTTCGCCTTCGTCGGCATCGAGCTGGTGGGCACCACTGCCGCCGAAGCCAAGGACCCGCAACGCACCCTGCCACGGGCGATCAACTCGATCCCGATCCGCATCATCGTGTTCTACGTGCTGGCGCTGATCGCGATCATGGCCGTCACGCCATGGCGCGACGTAGTGCCGGGCAAGAGCCCGTTCGTTGAGTTGTTCGTGCTGGCGGGCCTGCCGGCAGCGGCGAGCATCATCAACTTCGTGGTGCTGACCTCGGCGGCCTCCTCAGCCAACAGCGGCGTGTTCTCCACCAGCCGCATGCTGTTCGGCTTGGCCCAGGAGGGCGATGCGCCCAAGGCGTTCGAGAAACTCTCGCGTCGCGCGGTACCGGCCAATGGTCTGTTGTTCTCGTGCACCTGCCTGCTGCTGGGGGCGGTGTTGATCTACGTGATCCCTGATGTGGTCGAGGCGTTCACCCTGGTCACGACCGTATCGGCGCTACTGTTCATGTTCGTCTGGACGCTGATCCTGCTGTCGTACCTGAAGTACCGCGTCCAGCGCGCGGCGCTGCACCAGGCTTCGACCTACAAGATGCCGGGCGGGCGCTTCATGTGCTACGTGTGCCTGGTGTTCTTCGCCGGCATCCTGGTGCTGCTGGCCCTGGAAGACGACACGCGCAAGGCGTTGATCGTGACGCCGTTGTGGTTCGTGATCCTGGCGGTGACTTATCAGTTCGTGCGTAGCCGTCGTCATCCGCGCGCGGCTGTCAGCAACGCGCAAGACTGA
- the urtA gene encoding urea ABC transporter substrate-binding protein: MKRRSLIKAFTLSASIAAMGLSWSIQAAETIKVGILHSLSGTMAISETSLKDMALMTIEQINAKGGVNGKLLEPVVVDPASNWPLFAEKSRQLLTQDKVAVVFGCWTSVSRKSVLPVFEELNGLLFYPVQYEGEEMSPNVFYTGAAPNQQAIPAVEYLMSEDGGSAQRFFLLGTDYVYPRTTNKILRAFLHSKGVADKDIEEVYTPFGHSDYQTIVANIKKFSAGGKTAVISTVNGDSNVPFYKELANQGLKATDVPVVAFSVGEEELRGIDTKPLVGHLAAWNYFESVDNPVNQKFVADWKAYAKAKNLPGADKAVTNDPMEATYVGIHMWAQAAEKAKSTDVDKVREALAGQSFKAPSGFTLTMDKTNHHLHKPVMIGEIQDDGQFSVVWETEQPLRAQPWSPFIPGNDKRPDYAVKGN, from the coding sequence ATGAAGCGTCGCAGTCTGATCAAGGCTTTTACCCTCAGCGCATCGATTGCGGCGATGGGCCTTAGCTGGAGCATCCAGGCCGCCGAGACCATCAAGGTCGGCATCCTGCATTCGCTGTCCGGGACCATGGCGATTTCCGAGACCTCGCTCAAGGACATGGCCTTGATGACCATCGAGCAGATCAACGCCAAGGGCGGGGTCAATGGCAAGCTGCTCGAACCGGTGGTGGTCGACCCGGCGTCCAACTGGCCGCTGTTCGCCGAGAAGAGCCGCCAGTTGCTGACCCAGGACAAGGTGGCGGTGGTGTTCGGCTGCTGGACCTCGGTGTCGCGCAAGTCGGTGCTGCCAGTGTTCGAAGAGCTCAACGGCCTGCTGTTCTACCCGGTGCAGTACGAGGGTGAAGAGATGTCGCCGAACGTGTTCTACACCGGCGCAGCACCCAACCAGCAGGCGATCCCGGCGGTCGAGTACCTGATGAGCGAAGACGGTGGCAGCGCCCAGCGCTTCTTCCTGTTGGGCACCGACTACGTCTATCCGCGCACCACCAACAAGATCCTGCGCGCCTTCCTGCACAGCAAAGGCGTGGCCGACAAGGACATCGAAGAGGTCTACACGCCGTTCGGCCATAGCGATTACCAGACCATCGTCGCCAACATCAAGAAGTTTTCCGCAGGCGGCAAGACGGCAGTGATCTCCACCGTCAACGGCGACTCCAACGTGCCGTTCTACAAAGAGCTGGCCAACCAGGGCCTGAAGGCGACCGACGTGCCGGTGGTGGCGTTCTCGGTCGGCGAAGAGGAACTGCGCGGCATCGACACCAAGCCATTGGTGGGGCATCTGGCGGCGTGGAACTACTTCGAGTCGGTGGATAACCCGGTCAACCAGAAGTTCGTCGCCGACTGGAAGGCCTATGCCAAGGCCAAGAACCTGCCGGGCGCTGACAAAGCCGTGACCAACGACCCGATGGAAGCCACCTACGTCGGTATCCATATGTGGGCGCAGGCGGCCGAGAAGGCCAAATCGACCGATGTCGACAAAGTGCGCGAGGCGCTGGCCGGACAGAGCTTCAAGGCACCGTCCGGTTTCACTTTGACCATGGACAAGACCAACCACCACCTGCACAAGCCAGTGATGATCGGCGAGATCCAGGATGACGGGCAGTTCAGCGTGGTCTGGGAGACCGAGCAGCCACTGCGGGCGCAGCCTTGGAGCCCGTTCATTCCGGGGAATGACAAGCGGCCAGATTACGCCGTGAAAGGTAACTGA
- the urtC gene encoding urea ABC transporter permease subunit UrtC, which translates to MAIGIAVVLLLLALPLLSLLPADHPLQVSAYTLTLVGKILCYAIVALALDLVWGYAGLLSLGHGLFFALGGYAMGMYLMRQAAGDSLPGFMIFLSWTELPWYWAGTQHFAWAMCLVVLAPGLLALVFGWFAFRSRIKGVYFSIMTQALTFAGMLLFFRNETGFGGNNGFTSFRTILGFDIAAQGTRAVLFLLTVGLLLASLFLCWRLTVSKFGRLLTALRDAENRLMFCGYDPRGFKLLVWVLSAVLCGLAGALYVPQVGIINPSEMSPTNSIEAAVWVALGGRGTLIGPLLGAGLVNGMKSWFTVAFPEFWLFFLGALFIVVTLYLPKGVVGLLKKRSQP; encoded by the coding sequence CTGGCTATCGGCATCGCCGTCGTCCTGCTGTTGCTGGCCCTGCCGCTGCTGTCGCTGCTGCCGGCAGATCACCCGCTGCAGGTATCGGCCTATACCCTGACGCTGGTCGGCAAGATCCTCTGCTACGCCATCGTCGCCCTGGCCCTGGACCTGGTCTGGGGCTACGCCGGGCTGCTGTCGCTCGGCCATGGGCTGTTCTTCGCCCTGGGCGGCTACGCCATGGGCATGTACCTGATGCGCCAGGCCGCCGGCGATAGCCTGCCGGGCTTCATGATCTTCCTGTCGTGGACCGAGCTGCCCTGGTACTGGGCCGGCACCCAGCACTTCGCCTGGGCCATGTGCCTGGTGGTGCTGGCGCCGGGCCTGCTGGCGCTGGTGTTTGGTTGGTTCGCCTTCCGCTCGCGGATCAAGGGCGTGTACTTCTCGATCATGACCCAGGCGCTGACGTTCGCCGGCATGCTGCTGTTCTTCCGTAACGAGACCGGCTTTGGCGGCAACAACGGCTTTACCAGCTTTCGCACCATCCTGGGCTTCGATATCGCCGCGCAAGGCACCCGGGCGGTGTTGTTCCTGCTCACGGTCGGCTTGTTGCTGGCGAGCTTGTTCCTGTGCTGGCGGCTGACCGTGAGCAAGTTTGGCCGGCTGCTTACCGCGCTGCGTGATGCGGAAAACCGGCTGATGTTCTGCGGCTACGACCCGCGCGGCTTCAAGCTGCTGGTGTGGGTGCTCAGCGCCGTCCTGTGTGGCCTGGCCGGGGCGTTGTACGTGCCGCAGGTGGGCATCATCAACCCCAGCGAGATGTCGCCGACCAACTCCATCGAAGCCGCAGTGTGGGTCGCGTTGGGCGGGCGTGGCACGCTGATCGGGCCGCTACTCGGCGCCGGTCTGGTCAATGGCATGAAGAGTTGGTTCACCGTGGCCTTCCCGGAGTTCTGGCTGTTCTTCCTCGGTGCGCTGTTCATTGTCGTCACCCTCTACCTGCCCAAGGGTGTGGTCGGCCTGTTGAAGAAAAGGAGCCAGCCATGA